One genomic region from Electrophorus electricus isolate fEleEle1 chromosome 23, fEleEle1.pri, whole genome shotgun sequence encodes:
- the cep350 gene encoding centrosome-associated protein 350 isoform X2, with protein MVPEERPQYRAAAAMDCRREISTAWRTLNESKTALRHIENRLEAVSGTGVVLDSLMNTEKTSGRSSRKANHRDRRGLGDVTVSRLRQRSRQSPDKTSYSPVCSSVHEGGSSWCGDRTHTHASQGDVAPPPTAAPTGAEVADPECALSQLVYNRDLRPLHGAELDSTRSSALDATTVHYLNNSPHLEMPRAAQQDTPGSEVRPVAPPVDDQTGAAHSSTASSPGSARLEKLRQRQTDGKLEKLRERIRRQREQLEETAERRMLEQPAGLGAAHGLCIPLPTATVRKVAPAPPAPIYKGFNTSEIKIRTSDGKVWGEEEFQNLSRHINRDLTQHLTEPVTQRPPERVRQREKKVSVPVRKIHRRASVPSSDAKPVISTSSWREGQKLVKMMLGSAPRIPNKPRAQSTERDGRTGSDPQLETVCHSRVRSTERPGLHRMPVATERSRPAGGGKVRVPATTEPSRRNDKGDRGPVMEQSSQPVTTVEGRRTVAVHTSRPAGGDEGKGAVAERRTAPAGADKCRSPSRGLLSADIRGILDDLQLEGGAEGPDEGGVHRRSPARSSQAPPRLSRSASPAKTRPESRDQTVPRKRHYDTDTVRQYIARQQEDRKRKQAEQRRSQREEAQRRSQRLQELYRKQREGVAKAPAPIPNSVQTHLQETYTKLLFEHTLQQPRPVYQPSGESDKENKGQDPLSPSPSDLSVSELRPPPLLSRAALGLESLYSSWLHAEPQSPAPLPSKGGVLPPGGQSEGAGAVEEASHRWAPSAVGTVAAALSEPGGDLHATLLVSRMERVEALKARAASLSSRVESEARKLASVTPNLGTGLPVSEDVLWTKPLSPPERERPGVVAQSRLNIQRLLRAGQSAFGGDSGELPGVGNLSTYSTQDQKENVGKPHPAPTGPSLPPAEWAEPPESSGGSISEGPLTDSSVSEGEDTPGDPTNIQTDRAKLSVREATVDYCAAQHNSHAHNPITAFQKEAEQLTPYKPMTALQDSRPPWEELTKGSTHSVISIFTKNLQNYSKVVEVNEGVTPLHAGSSVVGAAYEDDFISSHSSSRSASKRTSHSLSNGHSGGTDERRESCSLSVTHSSTTSPLSSPLSTRSTRTERNLERTLVEGQMNTTVIPDLQWNGQRKKDSENSLAGGLHRDADTDGTIGGASVHSVHRGPSEGHPFHRNPAASPASTVDFTRVSPPSSSAYSTPTCSTSYSPLGAKDPGPTPIPAPGPAPGNAPATLPTPGHASNTMPAPRHAPITLPAPGSGSPMQFTPGVLQQRMSAELNYLSAVEESVRQLGDVERVRAVCLAQQESVSLAQILKAQQHRQERDLQLMKMKTEEEALEAQRQMTKLVRDQLLNLPSITPLYDAHTEPCPQTDSVCMCLSGSSSQDVSPGSVQSQRAETPLEVLSESVTSSRPPISEGDSKSARQSPSPSVKEEGGAAGSGDCRGRSNSSVEEEVHTAVDDSLHTDSIQSLLEDRADSASVATEYSVRFEESVTEDELEKSFRSLLPSESHWRDSVERGRSSLPESDEEHNRDKSSSQLSTKDGSVPFSGGQDSFSKFTMVMVRQYMQEEEVRAQHQRSLLRLRHRALRDKTKAELAWLEHQKRRLRDKGEDDKMPPLRKRQRGLLLRLQQEQAEIRRLQEVSRAARRDRQLLLKQQEEIEKIQNTTLKLRQKLRSAGDTSPRSPVSCEVETRSPSPVSVSGSETSSILQKLKKMTCHTDQRYCSPVHCLFSVLSAQHWASLRVCLPTLHPKIQHFIHSQLVRFLTKREQQLVRRRLQAEELLAWRQRLDVEEAAVQRMELQALAAWEPHSTPSTRMDTTTHTAGSEEPSPVQSVSSVNTGQWEISSDDPASRRSPAHTHSPQEPESTQSNWANCTVSSSSKLPVQSRSRISEPHSSAPASEVPSDQSDIEGRVLSDVEGRVLALKVELRRRKAEVQQLKKEQKQRQKERLKAQEASLLKQLESYNNFIQKTKAELSKADNTPSAKPQIKSPAPSRDKPRIKGPGLCRPEANRNLGVVSELERSQKLTESPAESAVQIPAVCTEDVLSSEEEPSTVTPTPVLGSPERVSRSLLSPEPQHHPPTHNARSQLESSSRSPANATVSSERSEVIEELDSLKSEGLSDEQDFSRSAQFLEPLRRVVLQPAHRAEHVASPEHVTTPKMHALTGTCWPNAVDSMNGGEERNSSALLLNTDEPRVPDCPSLSDGPDLSPRNDGDEHAETPLPSTHGYNDDDDDDDDFESSLGSSPREGHQGSELTSPSAAQPKEKPSFVSSEEEIDEDINVGSETASGRSHSQSLLEVEGLPKPSKADDISDSAIPPKFLTTFPSVEGSLEPVKEGLPGYCVGDRVMVSNIHPGTLRFKGQTSFASGFWAGVELDKAEGTSNGVCEGVAYFQCRDGCGIFVPPDKISHLPEALEGHADTEDEDSSFDDQSDKMLEKQNLAGDAQQSGLQNEKHNLCFDSSDWPSDLNTQLPQSGNDNFITSTLGIDAFNGNIIEDRDKLTGPNGTNKDIVLKFESFSKGQEDLPIEQEKETSKVQRQEAEQTMDILDLLVSSEGSRAEDLQKTSGLSCVEPRAASGGRALGTLVDEILDRFMCDTLRQFQQIRKVKEEKITAANQQEVVSGEEALEGHKVSRLRSAPTKADSLHAFFDKDQEEVSSPELCNRSESPVLGPSGQEELAKRLAELELSRELLDVLGDEQDWFDEDFGLSSRREQQKLKQEGAVPASPQARTPARPQLSQVKQPEESAMLVPHTTPEVQKLVSTALQEIWRGCGLGQGHRSVAGVPKPQPSEAFLCDSNNRDHQEAQCLLSYKQAVFDLSWEVVQDVYMEDQSGEHPQWVRPRRVNSVCIHRVNSPSDITKVQAFVTSEVLKICGLKAGQSQKSDWQKMLKFGRKKRDRVDHILVQELHEDEAQWVNYDEDELFVKMQLADSIFDALLKDTAEVLIHIQEKRSKRAMC; from the exons ATGGTTCCAGAGGAGAGGCCACAGTACCGGGCTGCTGCTGCGATGGACTGTAGGAGAG AGATATCAACTGCGTGGAGGACTCTAAACGAGAGCAAGACTGCT CTCCGGCACATAGAGAACAGGCTGGAGGCCGTATCTGGGACAGGCGTGGTGCTCGACTCACTAATGAACACAGAGAAGACATCTGGTAGAAGTAGCCGCAAAGCCAACCACAGAG aTAGGCGGGGTCTGGGTGACGTCACAGTGTCCAGGCTCCGCCAGCGCAGTCGTCAAAGCCCAGACAAGACTTCCTACAGTCCAGTATGCAGCAGTGTGCATGAAGGGGGCAGCAGCTGGTGTGGGgaccgcacacatacacacgcttcTCAGGG GGATGTAGCACCTCCTCCTACCGCTGCCCCCACTGGGGCGGAGGTGGCAGACCCAGAGTGTGCCCTGAGCCAGCTGGTGTACAACCGGGACTTGCGCCCCCTCCACGGGGCTGAGTTGGACAGCACGCGCTCCTCAGCGCTGGACGCCACCACCGTGCACTACCTCAACAACTCGCCACACCTGGAGATGCCACGAGCGGCTCAACAGGACACGCCGGGCTCCGAGGTCAGGCCTGTTGCGCCGCCGGTAGATGACCAGACAGGGGCGGCCCACTCCTCGACGGCATCGAGCCCAGGCTCAGCGCGACTGGAGAAGCTGCGTCAGCGTCAGACGGACggaaaactggagaaactgAGGGAGAGAATCCGCCGACAGCGCGAGCAGCTGGAGGAGACTGCCGAAAGACGGATGTTGGAGCAGCCTGCGGGCTTGGGAGCGGCACATGGCCTTTGTATCCCCCTGCCCACTGCCACAGTCCGCAAAGTGGCACCTGCTCCCCCCGCACCCATCTATAAAG GATTTAACACGAGTGAGATAAAGATTCGCACTTCAGATGGCAAAGTGTGGGGCGAGGAGGAGTTCCAGAATTTAAGCAGGCATATCAACCGAGACCTCACACAGCAcctcacag AGCCAGTGACCCAGCGGCCTCCAGAGAGGGTCAGGCAGCGGGAGAAGAAAGTGTCCGTACCAGTCCGGAAGATTCATCGACGCGCTTCTGTTCCCAGCTCTGACGCCAAACCAG TGATCAGCACGTCGTCATGGCGAGAGGGTCAGAAACTTGTGAAGATGATGCTTGGATCAGCGCCACGGATACCCAACAAGCCACGGGCGCAGTCAACAGAAAGAGACGGACGGACTG GATCTGACCCTCAGCTGGAGACTGTCTGCCACTCCAGGGTGAGGAGCACAGAGCGACCGGGCCTCCACAGAATGCCTGTAGCCACGGAGCGCTCCAGACCAGCAGGGGGTGGTAAAGTACGAGTTCCTGCCACCACGGAGCCCTCCAGACGAAACGACAAGGGAGACAGAGGCCCTGTGATGGAACAGTCCTCTCAACCAGTAACGACGGTTGAAGGCAGACGAACTGTGGCGGTGCATACCTCCAGACCAGCAGGGGGTGATGAGGGCAAAGGAGCTGTAGCAGAGCGGCGCACCGCTCCAGCAGGGGCGGATAAATGCAGGTCACCCAGCAGAGGTCTCCTGTCGGCAGATATTCGAGGCATACTAGATGACCTTCAGCTGGAGGGTGGGGCAGAGGGACCTGATGAGGGCGGGGTTCACAGGAGGAGCCCAGCACGCAGCAGTCAAGCCCCACCCAGACTGTCCCGCAGTGCCAGTCCCGCCAAAACCCGTCCAGAGAGCAGAGATCAAACGGTGCCACGTAAACGGCACTACGACACAGACACGGTTCGGCAGTACATCGCACGACAGCAggaggacaggaagaggaaacaggcagagcagaggaggagtCAAAGAGAAGAGGCACAAAGGCGGAGTCAGCGTCTGCAGGAGCTCTACAGGAAACAGAGGGAGGGCGTTGCCAAGGCCCCAGCTCCAATCCCCAACTCTGTGCAAACACACCTGCAGGAAACCTACACCAAGCTACTTTTTGAACACACATTGCAGcag CCCAGGCCTGTGTATCAGCCGTCTGGGGAATCGGACAAAGAGAATAAGGGACAGGACCCCCTCAGTCCCTCCCCCAGTGACCTGTCTGTATCGGAGCTCAGACCTCCTCCTCTGCTGTCCAG gGCTGCACTGGGCCTAGAGAGTTTATACTCTTCCTGGTTGCATGCTGAGCCTCAGAGCCCTGCCCCCCTGCCCAGCAAAGGGGGTGTGCTTCCCCCTGGTGGTCAGTCAGAGGGTGCAGGGGCCGTGGAGGAAGCTTCCCATCGATGGGCTCCATCTGCCGTCGGCACGGTCGCTGCAGCCCTGAGCGAGCCTGGTGGGGATCTCCATGCCACCCTGCTGGTGAGCAGGATGGAGCGTGTGGAAGCTCTGAAGGCCCGGGCTGCGTCTCTCTCCAGCCGGGTGGAGAGCGAGGCGCGGAAGCTCGCTTCCGTCACCCCCAACCTCGGCACAGGCCTCCCCGTGAGCGAGGACGTCCTTTGGACAAAGCCGCTGAGTCCTCCGGAGCGGGAGCGTCCTGGCGTAGTGGCGCAGTCCCGCCTGAACATCCAGAGGCTCCTGCGTGCAGGTCAGAGTGCGTTTGGGGGTGACTCAGGAGAACTGCCCGGAGTGGGCAACCTGTCCACCTACAGTACCCAAGACCAGAAAGAAAACGTGGGCAAGCCCCACCCAGCTCCCActggcccctccctcccaccGGCCGAGTGGGCAGAGCCACCGGAATCTAGCGGAGGGTCCATCAGCGAGGGCCCGCtgactgacagcagtgtgtcagAGGGCGAGGACACCCCGGGTGACCCTACTAATATCCAGACGGACCGTGCCAAGCTGTCGGTGAGGGAGGCCACGGTAGACTACTGCGCCGCCCAGCACAACAGCCACGCCCACAACCCCATCACTGCATTCCAGAAAGAGGCAGAGCAGCTCACCCCCTACAAGCCTATGACTGCACTGCAGGACAGCAGGCCTCCCTGGGAGGAGCTGACCAAGGGAAGCACTCACAGCGTCATCAGTATATTTACCAAGAACCTCCAGAACTACAGCAAAG tggtTGAGGTGAATGAAGGCGTTACTCCCCTCCATGCTGGTAGCTCGGTGGTTGGTGCAGCCTATGAAGATGACTTCATCTCCTCCCACAGTAGCAGCCGATCAGCATCAAAGAGAACTTCTCATAGCCTCAG TAATGGCCACAGTGGCGGCactgatgagaggagagagagttgctccctctctgtcactcactcctccaccacctctcccctctcctcgcCCCTCTCCACCCGCTCCACACGGACAG AGAGGAATCTTGAGCGCACCCTGGTGGAAGGGCAGATGAATACGACCGTCATACCTGACCTGCAGTGGAACGGTCAGAGAAAGAAGGACTCTGAAAACAGCTTAGCAGGTGGTCTGCACAGGGATGCTGACACTGATGGGACAATAGGGGGCGCCTCAGTCCACTCTGTTCACAG AGGGCCATCCGAGGGCCATCCATTTCACAGAAACCctgctgcatctcctgcgtCCACTGTCGACTTCACCAGGGTCTCCCCACCCAGCAGTTCTGCTTATTCCACCCCAACCTGCTCTACTTCATACAGCCCATTGGGTGCCAAGGACCCTGGACCCACTCCCATTCCTGCCCCTGGACCTGCCCCCGGGAACGCCCCCGCCACTCTGCCCACCCCAGGGCATGCCTCCAACACTATGCCTGCCCCCAGGCACGCCCCCATCACTCTGCCTGCCCCTGGGAGTGGCAGCCCCATGCAATTTACCCCAGGTGTCCTTCAGCAGCGTATGAGTGCAGAGCTGAACTACCTGTCTGCTGTTGAGGAGTCAGTGAGACAGCTGGGTGATGTGGAGAGGGTGCGAGCTGTCTGTCTTGCACAGCAGGAGAGCGTCTCCCTTGCACAGATACTGAAG gCCCAACAGCACAGACAAGAGAGAGACCTCCagctgatgaagatgaagacagAAGAGGAGGCCCTTGAGGCTCAgagacag atgaccAAGCTAGTCCGAGATCAACTACTGAAccttccctccatcacacctCTATatgacgcacacacagagccctgccCACAAACAGACAG tgtgtgtatgtgtctgtctggcaGCAGTAGCCAAGATGTTTCTCCTGGGAGCGTGCAGtcccagagagcagagacgCCCCTAGAGGTCCTGTCAGAGTCTGTCACCTCCAGCAGACCACCCATAAG TGAAGGAGACAGTAAAAGTGCGAGgcaaagcccctccccttcaGTAAAGGAGGAGGGTGGCGCAGCTGGGTCAGGTGACTGCAGAGGGCGGAGCAACAGCTCTGTGGAAGAAGAGGTGCACACAGCTGTCGACGACTCCCTCCACACAGACAGCATCCAGTCCCTGCTGGAGGACAGGG CAGACAGCGCCTCAGTTGCTACCGAATATTCTGTGAGGTTTGAGGAGTCTGTGACGGAGGACGAACTGGAGAAGTCATTCCGCTCGCTTCTGCCCTCTGAGTCCCACTGGAGAGACTCTGTGGAGCGCGGACGAAGTTCTCTGCCCGAGTCTGATGAGGAGCACAACCGTGATAAGTCCTCTTCACAGCTCTCCACCAAg GACGGCAGCGTGCCTTTCTCGGGGGGTCAGGACAGCTTCTCTAAGTTCACCATGGTGATGGTGAGGCAGTAcatgcaggaggaggaggtacGAGCGCAGCACCAGCGCTCCTTGCTCCGCCTGCGCCACCGAGCCCTCAGGGACAAGACCAAAGCCGAGCTCGCCTGGCTGGAGCACCAGAAAAG GCGACTGCGGGACAAAGGGGAGGATGACAAGATGCCTCCCCTCCGTAAGAGACAAAGAGGCCTGCTGCTCAGGCTTCAACAGGAACAG gcggAGATTAGGCGACTTCAGGAGGTGAGCAGAGCTGCGCGGAGGGACCGACAGCTGCTAttgaaacagcaggaggagatTGAGAAGATCCAGAACACCACACTGAAACTGAGACAGAAACTCAGGAGTGCAGGAGACACCAGcccg AGGTCACCTGTGTCATGTGAGGTGGAGACACGGAGCCCCTCCCCCGTTTCAGTGTCCGGCAGCGAGACGAGCAGTATCCTGCAGAAACTAAAGAAGATGACTTGCCACACAGaccagag gtaCTGCTCTCCCGTGCACtgtctcttctctgttctcagTGCCCAGCACTGGGCCTCTCTCCGTGTGTGcctccccaccctccaccctaaGATCCAGCACTTTATCCACAGTCAGTTGGTCAG gttcCTGACCAAGCGTGAGCAGCAGTTGGTCCGTAGGCGTTTACAGGCAGAGGAGCTGCTGGCATGGAGGCAGCGGTTGGATGTGGAGGAGGCGGCAGTGCAGCGGATGGAGCTGCAGGCCCTCGCAGCCTGGGAACCACACAGCACACCCAGCACCAGGATggacaccaccacacacacag CAGGCAGTGAGGAGCCATCTCCGGTGCAGTCTGTGTCCAGTGTGAACACTGGTCAGTGGGAAATCTCCTCAGATGACCCAGCATCCAGGCgttcccctgcacacacacacagcccccagGAGCCTGAGTCCACACAAAGCAACTGG GCTAACTGCACTGTGAGCTCTAGCAGTAAGCTTCCTGTCCAGAGCAGGTCCAGGATCAGTGAACCCCACTCCTCAGCCCCTGCCTCAG AGGTGCCGTCCGACCAGAGCGACATTGAGGGGCGCGTCTTGAGTGATGTTGAAGGGCGTGTTTTGGCCCTGAAGGTGGAGCTTCGGCGACGCAAGGCAGAGGTCCAACAGCTGaagaaggaacagaaacagagacagaaggagcGTTTGAAAGCCCAGGAGGCCAGTCTGCTGAAACAGCTGGag TCATATAACAACTTCATTCAGAAGACCAAGGCTGAGTTGAGTAAGGCAGACAACACACCTTCAGCGAAACCCCAAATTAAGAGTCCAGCTCCAAGCAGGGACAAGCCCAGGATCAAAGGCCCAGGCCTCTGCAG GCCTGAAGCGAACCGGAATCTGGGTGTTGTCAGTGAGTTGGAGAGATCACAGAAACTCACAGAGTCACCAGCTGAAAGTG CTGTGCAGATTCCAGCGGTCTGCACTGAGGATGTGTTGTCCTCAGAGGAAGAGCCTTCCACAGTGACCCCAACCCCAGTGTTGGGGAGCCCAGAGCGGGTGAGCAGGAGTCTGCTGTCCCCCGaaccccaacaccaccccccTACGCACAATGCCCGCAGCCAGTTGGAGAGCTCTTCTAGGTCCCCAGCCAATGCCACTGTCTCCAGTGAGAGGTCGGAGGTCATTGAAGAGCTGGACTCTCTGAAGTCAGAGGGTTTGAGTGATGAGCAGGATTTCTCTCGTTCAGCGCAGTTCTTGGAGCCGCTGCGCAGGGTGGTGCTCCAGCCAGCCCACAGGGCTGAGCACGTGGCCTCGCCTGAGCACGTCACCACACCCAAGATGCACGCTCTGACTGGCACGTGCTGGCCTAATGCAGTCGACTCCATGAAcggtggggaggagaggaactCCAGTGCTCTGCTGCTAAACACAGATGAGCCCAGAGTTCCAGACTGCCCTTCACTCAGTGATGGCCCTGACCTTTCTCCCAGGAATGATGGGGATGAGCATGCAGAGACACCATTGCCCTCTACCCATGgatataatgatgatgatgatgatgatgatgattttgagTCTTCACTTGGCTCCTCACCCAGGGAAGGCCATCAGGGCTCTGAGCTCACGTCACCTTCAGCTGCACAGCCTAAGGAGAAACCCTCCTTTGTCAGCAGCGAAGAGGAAATAGACGAAGATATCAATGTCGGATCAGAGACTGCTAGTGGCCGTTCCCACTCTCAGAGCCTATTGGAGGTTGAGGGTCTGCCAAAGCCCTCAAAAGCAGATGACATCAGTGACAGTGCTATCCCTCCGAAGTTTCTGACAACCTTTCCATCTGTAGAAGGATCCCTGGAGCCTGTGAAAGAGGGACTGCCTGGTTACTGTGTAGGTGACAGGGTGATGGTGAGCAACATCCACCCAGGCACTCTCAGATTCAAGGGCCAGACAAGCTTTGCCAGTGGATTCTGGGCTGGAGTGGAGCTGGACAAGGCAGAAGGAACTAGTAATGGAGTCTGTGAGGGGGTGGCCTACTTCCAATGCAGAGATGGATGTGGAATATTTGTCCCTCCTGACAAGATCTCTCATCTGCCTGAGGCATTGGAGGGCCATGCAGACACTGAGGATGAAGATTCTTCGTTTGATGACCAGTCAGATAAAATGCTGGAGAAGCAGAACCTTGCAGGTGATGCACAGCAAAGCGGCCTGCAGAATGAAAAGCATAATCTATGTTTTGATTCCTCTGATTGGCCATCTGATCTCAACACACAGCTCCCTCAGTCTGGAAATGACAACTTTATAACGTCAACCCTCGGCATAGATGCCTTTAATGGTAATATCATAGAAGACCGAGACAAGCTCACAGGGCCAAATGGGACAAACAAAGACATCGTCCTGAAGTTTGAAAGTTTTTCAAAAGGTCAGGAGGACTTGCCAATcgaacaagaaaaagaaacatcaaaaGTTCAGAGACAGGAAGCAGAACAAACCATGGACATCTTGGACCTGCTAGTCAGTAGTGAGGGGTCCAGAGCAGAGGACCTCCAGAAAACCTCAGGCCTCTCGTGTGTAGAGCCCAGAGCAGCAAGTGGCGGAAGGGCCCTTGGCACCCTGGTTGATGAAATCCTGGACAGGTTTATGTGCGACACTCTGAGACAGTTTCAGCAGATTAGGAAGGTAAAAGAGGAGAAAATCACAGCTGCCAATCAGCAGGAAGTCGTGAGTGGGGAAGAAGCACTCGAAGGGCATAAGGTCTCGCGGCTCCGGTCAGCTCCCACCAAAGCAGACAGCTTACACGCCTTCTTCGACAAGGATCAAGAAGAAGTGTCTTCCCCAGAGCTGTGCAACAGATCG GAGAGCCCCGTCCTGGGGCCCAGTGGACAGGAGGAGCTGGCCAAACGCCTTGCAGAGCTGGAGCTGAGCCGCGAGCTGCTGGATGTCCTTGGCGATGAGCAGGACTGGTTTGACGAGGACTTTGGTCTCAGTTCTCGTAGAGAGCAGCAGAAGCTGAAACAGGAGGGGGCGGTGCCTGCATCTCCGCAGGCCAGGACGCCTGCAAGGCCTCAGCTCTCACAGGTCAAACAGCCTGAGGAGTCTGCCATGCTGGTCCCGCACACCACTCCCGAGGTGCAGAAACTGGTGAGCACTGCCCTGCAGGAGATCTGGAGAGGGTGCGGGCTGGGCCAGGGCCATCGGAGCGTGGCTGGAGTCCCCAAACCTCAGCCCTCGGAAGCCTTCCTGTGTGACAGCAACAACCGTGACCACCAGGAAGCTCAGTGTCTACTCAGCTACAAACAG GCAGTGTTTGACCTGTCGTGGGAGGTCGTCCAGGATGTTTACATGGAAGACCAGAGTGGCGAACACCCCCAGTGGGTCAGACCGCGGCGCGTGAACTCTGTGTGCATCCACAGGGTGAACAGCCCCAGTGACATCACTAAAGTCCAG GCGTTTGTCACTAGCGAGGTCCTGAAGATCTGTGGCCTGAAGGCAGGCCAGAGTCAGAAGTCTGACTGGCAGAAGATGCTGAAATTTGGACGCAAAAAGCGTGACCGGGTCGACCATATCTTG GTTCAGGAGCTGCACGAGGACGAGGCCCAGTGGGTGAACTATGACGAAGACGAGCTCTTTGTGAAGATGCAGCTGGCAGACAGTATCTTTGACGCTTTGTTGAAGGACACAGCCGAGGTTCTGATCCACATCCAGGAGAAGAGGTCCAAACGGGCCATGTGCTGA